The Meriones unguiculatus strain TT.TT164.6M chromosome 1, Bangor_MerUng_6.1, whole genome shotgun sequence genome has a segment encoding these proteins:
- the Pcare gene encoding photoreceptor cilium actin regulator isoform X4 yields the protein MGCTPSHNAIVNSFAKSGIQFFKKPRAILPGCQQGSQKGPIPLLVQSSTFCDPGGEMYLGERLAEETANSKKLQTMAVRLCQLTKDMKGPIPESQTFQMNKSQSRTAMDISFGTEGFHGLPDVDFSGKESKENILQETSKGDGKPACHQSDDQDHCCQTAPESKGKVDFPEPMVKAHQHTYAYLHTSLSRYEAILYLVQRASQTRELLQPMLSFLLLCFEEVNQLLGEISKDGELLLQEVGGDLAWPSRKGEPWEQPDLLQQLLQYTVNQLQAVHSTVSTLTGSFLEGSSSYFSSTAGQLEGKLSTKRGIDECLLRALGQLESLTSGHGDPGLLGPPLCSEDSGIGADNESVQSTEKLGKRASWDFVAEPGEWKPGTAAQVEAIPSGHPWQKGPYWTSSDGLQDCPLSSPRIAKVQPAVQDEARGSRPSSVGPDAVTSRPPEAAKSILWDPLGSEIPVQTHLSQSSGLMDAVSLSEDEDSSLEEEDEVSSTDLPAEPQKALPSRPRCSPTARESLFQPYSRKLRSPQAQEMILKMKEAISERIKFVPLPSRPQDWAEEEEGRAMVPPRPRSVSGNRWSPVRQQRSQSEGSLQSPMEDPTLQELRRVQADLSRRLEVFYALGATRQGRSSEQHLQSRPSVLWPPANCRVSPKPWGPLRTQTEGWRGSSGPRLRSDSQRRTSLSALNPLPFVRRSASARQRQRGDPLQGPGSSWESHPCQSSSSSSSSEENPKQDPPSWHDSRYPEWQGSSTKWASPLQLCVLGHGLQPEARVSRSQDRSQPESQPQHKEVT from the exons ATGGGGTGCACACCCTCACACAACGCCATTGTCAACAGCTTTGCCAAGAGTGGCATTCAGTTTTTTAAGAAGCCCAGAGCAATTTTGCCAGGATGTCAGCAGGGCAGCCAGAAAGGTCCCATTCCTTTGCTGGTTCAAAGTTCCACCTTCTGTGACCCTGGTGGGGAGATGTACCTGGGAGAGAGGCTAGCAGAGGAGACGGCAAATTCCAAGAAGCTCCAAACCATGGCTGTAAGACTTTGTCAGCTCACAAAAGATATGAAAGGACCGATTCCAGAGAGCCAAACCTTCCAGATGAACAAATCCCAAAGCCGCACGGCTATGGATATTTCATTCGGGACAGAAGGCTTCCATGGGCTACCAGATGTAGATTTTTCTGGGAAAGAGAGTAAGGAAAACATTCTTCAGGAGACCTCAAAAGGGGATGGAAAGCCAGCATGCCATCAGTCAGATGACCAGGACCATTGCTGCCAAACTGCCCCTGAGTCAAAAGGCAAAGTGGACTTCCCTGAGCCCATGGTAAAGGCCCACCAGCATACTTATGCCTATCTGCACACCAGCCTCTCCAGATACGAAGCAATCCTGTACCTAGTCCAACGAGCCAGCCAGACCCGGGAGCTGTTGCAGCCCATGCTCAGCTTCCTGTTGCTGTGCTTTGAGGAGGTCAACCAGCTTCTAGGAGAAATCTCTAAAGATGGAGAGCTGCTCCTCCAGGAAGTCGGAGGGGATCTGGCCTGGCCATCGAGGAAAGGTGAGCCCTGGGAACAGCCAGACCTCCTGCAACAGCTGCTGCAGTACACAGTCAACCAGCTGCAGGCAGTCCACAGCACAGTGTCCACCCTTACTGGGAGCTTTCTGGAGGGCTCCAGCAGCTACTTCAGCTCCACTGCTGGCCAGCTGGAAGGTAAGCTGAGCACCAAGAGAGGTATAGATGAGTGCCTCCTAAGGGCCCTGGGACAACTAGAGAGCCTGACCAGTGGTCACGGTGACCCCGGGCTGCTGGGCCCACCCTTATGTTCTGAGGACAGTGGCATTGGTGCTGACAATGAGTCTGTGCAGTCCACGGAGAAGCTGGGCAAGCGAGCAAGCTGGGACTTTGTAGCAGAGCCTGGAGAATGGAAGCCAGGGACTGCAGCCCAAGTAGAGGCCATACCATCGGGGCATCCCTGGCAGAAAGGTCCTTACTGGACAAGTTCAGATGGACTCCAGGACTGTCCACTGTCGAGTCCTAGGATAGCAAAGGTTCAACCTGCAGTACAGGATGAAGCCAGGGGCTCGAGGCCCTCCAGTGTAGGCCCAGATGCAGTCACCTCCAGGCCTCCAGAGGCTGCCAAAAGCATTCTGTGGGACCCACTGGGGTCTGAGATCCCTGTGCAAACACATCTTTCTCAAAGCTCTGGGTTAATGGATGCTGTGTCCCTGAGTGAAGATGAGGACAGCAGcctggaggaggaagatgaagttAGCAGCACGGATCTGCCTGCTGAACCACAGAAAGCACTACCTTCAAGACCAAGGTGCTCACCCACTGCTCGGGAAAGCCTGTTTCAGCCGTACTCCAGGAAGCTTAGGAGCCCCCAGGCCCAGGAAATGATTTTGAAGATGAAAGAGGCCATCAGCGAAAGGATCAAGTTTGTCCCTTTGCCTTCCAGGCCCCAGGACTgggctgaggaggaggaagggagagcaaTGGTCCCTCCAAGACCTAGATCAGTCAGTGGCAACAGGTGGAGCCCTGTGAGGCAACAGAGGTCACAATCAGAGGGATCCCTTCAGAGCCCCATGGAAGACCCCACCCTCCAGGAGCTGAGGAGGGTCCAGGCAGACCTCAGTCGGAGGCTGGAGGTGTTTTATGCCCTGGGTGCCACACGGCAGGGGAGGAGCTCAGAACAACACCTGCAATCCAGGCCATCAGTGCTGTGGCCCCCCGCCAACTGCAGGGTGAGTCCCA AACCTTGGGGCCCTTTGAGGACCCAAACAGAAGGCTGGAGGGGCAGCTCGGGGCCACGACTGAGGTCAGATTCACAGAGGAGAACGTCTCTGAGCGCCCTCAATCCCCTTCCTTTTGTCCGAAGGTCAGCTTCAGCCCGCCAGCGCCAGCGGGGCGACCCCCTCCAGGGGCCGGGCTCCTCTTGGGAATCCCATCCCTGCCAAAGCAG cagcagcagcagcagcagtgaggaGAACCCCAAGCAAGACCCCCCATCTTGGCACGACTCCCGCTACCCAGAGTGGCAGGGCAGTAGCACCAAGTGGGCATCTCCTCTGCAGCTCTGTGTGCTGGGCCACGGGCTGCAGCCGGAAGCCCGTGTGAGCCGCAGCCAGGACAGATCTCAGCCAGAGTCACAGCCCCAGCACAAAGAAGTGACGTGA
- the Pcare gene encoding photoreceptor cilium actin regulator isoform X1, producing MGCTPSHNAIVNSFAKSGIQFFKKPRAILPGCQQGSQKGPIPLLVQSSTFCDPGGEMYLGERLAEETANSKKLQTMAVRLCQLTKDMKGPIPESQTFQMNKSQSRTAMDISFGTEGFHGLPDVDFSGKESKENILQETSKGDGKPACHQSDDQDHCCQTAPESKGKVDFPEPMVKAHQHTYAYLHTSLSRYEAILYLVQRASQTRELLQPMLSFLLLCFEEVNQLLGEISKDGELLLQEVGGDLAWPSRKGEPWEQPDLLQQLLQYTVNQLQAVHSTVSTLTGSFLEGSSSYFSSTAGQLEGKLSTKRGIDECLLRALGQLESLTSGHGDPGLLGPPLCSEDSGIGADNESVQSTEKLGKRASWDFVAEPGEWKPGTAAQVEAIPSGHPWQKGPYWTSSDGLQDCPLSSPRIAKVQPAVQDEARGSRPSSVGPDAVTSRPPEAAKSILWDPLGSEIPVQTHLSQSSGLMDAVSLSEDEDSSLEEEDEVSSTDLPAEPQKALPSRPRCSPTARESLFQPYSRKLRSPQAQEMILKMKEAISERIKFVPLPSRPQDWAEEEEGRAMVPPRPRSVSGNRWSPVRQQRSQSEGSLQSPMEDPTLQELRRVQADLSRRLEVFYALGATRQGRSSEQHLQSRPSVLWPPANCRVSPSSTISKFKASLAKNFSILPSQDKSILQRSSPHSDHGQPCQGKAEKLPNAVLCCENSRAPRDTEWDVRACPTRTSVKKLIETFSPTESLRMPRDSRNLVPSPCLRKWGVPAMPPRFPIYRGLAPMYPKPQISPATGREPFKVNMGWRPSAPFPSLPTAEASKSEDIDCETQEDLENLPPPPLEILMDRSFTALEHPESSQPAASSQEETLVPGLREASHPRKTWASPKLRASMSPMDLLPSKGTGSSPRLHSTGPGNARIVGNSRKLTLDLNTQKTVRPSPEAEGGAQIQAQAENAANFSEHQQRAIPQHHTHPTAGQSRTLEPSLARPSGGSHSPDASRKGPERSPPVIRKASPPRAQWAPQRDRRLQSLPSSHGLSQPSLPAVLSSPSPPLSHRTLSPPATRKPISPPYQHLQPNSGPGSPPSQQTEANTPSSVSPSSPSVSLSRGSKETSHSEDSEVTTAKASRNTCSVVCPATSSLFEAKSAPSRSHPRMLPEPWGPLRTQTEGWRGSSGPRLRSDSQRRTSLSALNPLPFVRRSASARQRQRGDPLQGPGSSWESHPCQSSSSSSSSEENPKQDPPSWHDSRYPEWQGSSTKWASPLQLCVLGHGLQPEARVSRSQDRSQPESQPQHKEVT from the exons ATGGGGTGCACACCCTCACACAACGCCATTGTCAACAGCTTTGCCAAGAGTGGCATTCAGTTTTTTAAGAAGCCCAGAGCAATTTTGCCAGGATGTCAGCAGGGCAGCCAGAAAGGTCCCATTCCTTTGCTGGTTCAAAGTTCCACCTTCTGTGACCCTGGTGGGGAGATGTACCTGGGAGAGAGGCTAGCAGAGGAGACGGCAAATTCCAAGAAGCTCCAAACCATGGCTGTAAGACTTTGTCAGCTCACAAAAGATATGAAAGGACCGATTCCAGAGAGCCAAACCTTCCAGATGAACAAATCCCAAAGCCGCACGGCTATGGATATTTCATTCGGGACAGAAGGCTTCCATGGGCTACCAGATGTAGATTTTTCTGGGAAAGAGAGTAAGGAAAACATTCTTCAGGAGACCTCAAAAGGGGATGGAAAGCCAGCATGCCATCAGTCAGATGACCAGGACCATTGCTGCCAAACTGCCCCTGAGTCAAAAGGCAAAGTGGACTTCCCTGAGCCCATGGTAAAGGCCCACCAGCATACTTATGCCTATCTGCACACCAGCCTCTCCAGATACGAAGCAATCCTGTACCTAGTCCAACGAGCCAGCCAGACCCGGGAGCTGTTGCAGCCCATGCTCAGCTTCCTGTTGCTGTGCTTTGAGGAGGTCAACCAGCTTCTAGGAGAAATCTCTAAAGATGGAGAGCTGCTCCTCCAGGAAGTCGGAGGGGATCTGGCCTGGCCATCGAGGAAAGGTGAGCCCTGGGAACAGCCAGACCTCCTGCAACAGCTGCTGCAGTACACAGTCAACCAGCTGCAGGCAGTCCACAGCACAGTGTCCACCCTTACTGGGAGCTTTCTGGAGGGCTCCAGCAGCTACTTCAGCTCCACTGCTGGCCAGCTGGAAGGTAAGCTGAGCACCAAGAGAGGTATAGATGAGTGCCTCCTAAGGGCCCTGGGACAACTAGAGAGCCTGACCAGTGGTCACGGTGACCCCGGGCTGCTGGGCCCACCCTTATGTTCTGAGGACAGTGGCATTGGTGCTGACAATGAGTCTGTGCAGTCCACGGAGAAGCTGGGCAAGCGAGCAAGCTGGGACTTTGTAGCAGAGCCTGGAGAATGGAAGCCAGGGACTGCAGCCCAAGTAGAGGCCATACCATCGGGGCATCCCTGGCAGAAAGGTCCTTACTGGACAAGTTCAGATGGACTCCAGGACTGTCCACTGTCGAGTCCTAGGATAGCAAAGGTTCAACCTGCAGTACAGGATGAAGCCAGGGGCTCGAGGCCCTCCAGTGTAGGCCCAGATGCAGTCACCTCCAGGCCTCCAGAGGCTGCCAAAAGCATTCTGTGGGACCCACTGGGGTCTGAGATCCCTGTGCAAACACATCTTTCTCAAAGCTCTGGGTTAATGGATGCTGTGTCCCTGAGTGAAGATGAGGACAGCAGcctggaggaggaagatgaagttAGCAGCACGGATCTGCCTGCTGAACCACAGAAAGCACTACCTTCAAGACCAAGGTGCTCACCCACTGCTCGGGAAAGCCTGTTTCAGCCGTACTCCAGGAAGCTTAGGAGCCCCCAGGCCCAGGAAATGATTTTGAAGATGAAAGAGGCCATCAGCGAAAGGATCAAGTTTGTCCCTTTGCCTTCCAGGCCCCAGGACTgggctgaggaggaggaagggagagcaaTGGTCCCTCCAAGACCTAGATCAGTCAGTGGCAACAGGTGGAGCCCTGTGAGGCAACAGAGGTCACAATCAGAGGGATCCCTTCAGAGCCCCATGGAAGACCCCACCCTCCAGGAGCTGAGGAGGGTCCAGGCAGACCTCAGTCGGAGGCTGGAGGTGTTTTATGCCCTGGGTGCCACACGGCAGGGGAGGAGCTCAGAACAACACCTGCAATCCAGGCCATCAGTGCTGTGGCCCCCCGCCAACTGCAGGGTGAGTCCCAGTAGTACCatcagcaagttcaaggcctccCTCGCCAAAAACTTCAGCATATTGCCCAGTCAGGACAAGAGCATCTTGCAACGAAGTAGTCCCCACTCTGACCATGGCCAGCCCTGCCAGGGAAAGGCTGAGAAGCTGCCAAATGCTGTCCTTTGTTGCGAGAACAGCAGGGCTCCCAGGGACACTGAATGGGACGTCAGGGCCTGTCCCACCAGAACATCTGTCAAGAAGCTTATTGAAACTTTTAGTCCCACTGAGAGCCTGAGGATGCCAAGGGACTCCAGGAACTTGGTGCCAAGCCCCTGCCTCAGGAAGTGGGGGGTTCCTGCCATGCCTCCCAGATTTCCTATATATAGAGGGCTAGCCCCTATGTATCCTAAGCCCCAAATTTCTCCAGCCACAGGCAGAGAACCTTTCAAGGTGAACATGGGCTGGAGGCCTTCTGCACCGTTCCCCTCTCTTCCTACAGCAGAAGCATCTAAGAGTGAAGACATAGACTGTGAAACACAGGAGGACCTAGAGAACCTCCCTCCACCACCCCTGGAGATCCTGATGGACAGATCATTCACTGCTCTGGAGCACCCAGAGAGCAGCCAGCCAGCAGCGAGCTCCCAGGAAGAGACCCTGGTACCAGGGCTGCGAGAGGCTAGCCATCCAAGAAAAACATGGGCCTCCCCCAAGCTGAGAGCCTCTATGAGCCCCATGGATTTGCTCCCCAGTAAAGGTACTGGCAGCTCTCCGAGGCTGCACAGCACAGGACCAGGGAACGCCAGGATTGTGGGCAATTCCAGAAAGCTGACCTTGGACCTGAACACCCAGAAAACAGTTAGGCCAAGCCCAGAGGCAGAGGGTGGGGCTCAGATTCAGGCACAAGCAGAGAATGCCGCAAACTTCTCTGAGCATCAACAGAGGGCAATTCCTCAGCACCACACCCACCCTACAGCTGGGCAAAGCAGGACCCTGGAACCCAGCCTGGCCAGACCTTCAGGAGGTTCACATTCTCCAGATGCATCCAGGAAGGGTCCAGAGAGAAGCCCTCCAGTAATCAGAAAAGCCTCTCCCCCGAGAGCACAGTGGGCACCCCAAAGGGACAGGAGGCTGCAGAGCCTACCCTCCTCTCATGGACTGTCCCAGCCAAGCCTCCCCGCTGTTCTCAGCTCTCCCAGCCCCCCTCTCAGTCACAGGACACTAAGCCCACCAGCCACAAGGAAACCAATTTCCCCTCCCTACCAGCACCTGCAACCCAACTCAGGCCCGGGAAGCCCTCCTAGCCAGCAGACAGAAGCAAACACCCCTTCTTCTGTGTCCCCTTCATCGccctcagtgtctctctctcgGGGGTCCAAGGAAACGAGTCACTCCGAGGACAGTGAGGTTACCACGGCCAAAGCATCCAGGAATACCTGCTCAGTAGTCTGCCCAGCCACCTCTTCTCTGTTTGAAGCTAAATCGGCACCGTCAAGATCCCATCCACGGATGCTACCAGAACCTTGGGGCCCTTTGAGGACCCAAACAGAAGGCTGGAGGGGCAGCTCGGGGCCACGACTGAGGTCAGATTCACAGAGGAGAACGTCTCTGAGCGCCCTCAATCCCCTTCCTTTTGTCCGAAGGTCAGCTTCAGCCCGCCAGCGCCAGCGGGGCGACCCCCTCCAGGGGCCGGGCTCCTCTTGGGAATCCCATCCCTGCCAAAGCAG cagcagcagcagcagcagtgaggaGAACCCCAAGCAAGACCCCCCATCTTGGCACGACTCCCGCTACCCAGAGTGGCAGGGCAGTAGCACCAAGTGGGCATCTCCTCTGCAGCTCTGTGTGCTGGGCCACGGGCTGCAGCCGGAAGCCCGTGTGAGCCGCAGCCAGGACAGATCTCAGCCAGAGTCACAGCCCCAGCACAAAGAAGTGACGTGA
- the Pcare gene encoding photoreceptor cilium actin regulator isoform X2, with protein MGCTPSHNAIVNSFAKSGIQFFKKPRAILPGCQQGSQKGPIPLLVQSSTFCDPGGEMYLGERLAEETANSKKLQTMAVRLCQLTKDMKGPIPESQTFQMNKSQSRTAMDISFGTEGFHGLPDVDFSGKESKENILQETSKGDGKPACHQSDDQDHCCQTAPESKGKVDFPEPMVKAHQHTYAYLHTSLSRYEAILYLVQRASQTRELLQPMLSFLLLCFEEVNQLLGEISKDGELLLQEVGGDLAWPSRKGEPWEQPDLLQQLLQYTVNQLQAVHSTVSTLTGSFLEGSSSYFSSTAGQLEGKLSTKRGIDECLLRALGQLESLTSGHGDPGLLGPPLCSEDSGIGADNESVQSTEKLGKRASWDFVAEPGEWKPGTAAQVEAIPSGHPWQKGPYWTSSDGLQDCPLSSPRIAKVQPAVQDEARGSRPSSVGPDAVTSRPPEAAKSILWDPLGSEIPVQTHLSQSSGLMDAVSLSEDEDSSLEEEDEVSSTDLPAEPQKALPSRPRCSPTARESLFQPYSRKLRSPQAQEMILKMKEAISERIKFVPLPSRPQDWAEEEEGRAMVPPRPRSVSGNRWSPVRQQRSQSEGSLQSPMEDPTLQELRRVQADLSRRLEVFYALGATRQGRSSEQHLQSRPSVLWPPANCRVSPSSTISKFKASLAKNFSILPSQDKSILQRSSPHSDHGQPCQGKAEKLPNAVLCCENSRAPRDTEWDVRACPTRTSVKKLIETFSPTESLRMPRDSRNLVPSPCLRKWGVPAMPPRFPIYRGLAPMYPKPQISPATGREPFKVNMGWRPSAPFPSLPTAEASKSEDIDCETQEDLENLPPPPLEILMDRSFTALEHPESSQPAASSQEETLVPGLREASHPRKTWASPKLRASMSPMDLLPSKGTGSSPRLHSTGPGNARIVGNSRKLTLDLNTQKTVRPSPEAEGGAQIQAQAENAANFSEHQQRAIPQHHTHPTAGQSRTLEPSLARPSGGSHSPDASRKGPERSPPVIRKASPPRAQWAPQRDRRLQSLPSSHGLSQPSLPAVLSSPSPPLSHRTLSPPATRKPISPPYQHLQPNSGPGSPPSQQTEANTPSSVSPSSPSVSLSRGSKETSHSEDSEVTTAKASRNTCSVVCPATSSLFEAKSAPSRSHPRMLPEPWGPLRTQTEGWRGSSGPRLRSDSQRRTSLSALNPLPFVRRSASARQRQRGDPLQGPGSSWESHPCQSSSSSSSEENPKQDPPSWHDSRYPEWQGSSTKWASPLQLCVLGHGLQPEARVSRSQDRSQPESQPQHKEVT; from the exons ATGGGGTGCACACCCTCACACAACGCCATTGTCAACAGCTTTGCCAAGAGTGGCATTCAGTTTTTTAAGAAGCCCAGAGCAATTTTGCCAGGATGTCAGCAGGGCAGCCAGAAAGGTCCCATTCCTTTGCTGGTTCAAAGTTCCACCTTCTGTGACCCTGGTGGGGAGATGTACCTGGGAGAGAGGCTAGCAGAGGAGACGGCAAATTCCAAGAAGCTCCAAACCATGGCTGTAAGACTTTGTCAGCTCACAAAAGATATGAAAGGACCGATTCCAGAGAGCCAAACCTTCCAGATGAACAAATCCCAAAGCCGCACGGCTATGGATATTTCATTCGGGACAGAAGGCTTCCATGGGCTACCAGATGTAGATTTTTCTGGGAAAGAGAGTAAGGAAAACATTCTTCAGGAGACCTCAAAAGGGGATGGAAAGCCAGCATGCCATCAGTCAGATGACCAGGACCATTGCTGCCAAACTGCCCCTGAGTCAAAAGGCAAAGTGGACTTCCCTGAGCCCATGGTAAAGGCCCACCAGCATACTTATGCCTATCTGCACACCAGCCTCTCCAGATACGAAGCAATCCTGTACCTAGTCCAACGAGCCAGCCAGACCCGGGAGCTGTTGCAGCCCATGCTCAGCTTCCTGTTGCTGTGCTTTGAGGAGGTCAACCAGCTTCTAGGAGAAATCTCTAAAGATGGAGAGCTGCTCCTCCAGGAAGTCGGAGGGGATCTGGCCTGGCCATCGAGGAAAGGTGAGCCCTGGGAACAGCCAGACCTCCTGCAACAGCTGCTGCAGTACACAGTCAACCAGCTGCAGGCAGTCCACAGCACAGTGTCCACCCTTACTGGGAGCTTTCTGGAGGGCTCCAGCAGCTACTTCAGCTCCACTGCTGGCCAGCTGGAAGGTAAGCTGAGCACCAAGAGAGGTATAGATGAGTGCCTCCTAAGGGCCCTGGGACAACTAGAGAGCCTGACCAGTGGTCACGGTGACCCCGGGCTGCTGGGCCCACCCTTATGTTCTGAGGACAGTGGCATTGGTGCTGACAATGAGTCTGTGCAGTCCACGGAGAAGCTGGGCAAGCGAGCAAGCTGGGACTTTGTAGCAGAGCCTGGAGAATGGAAGCCAGGGACTGCAGCCCAAGTAGAGGCCATACCATCGGGGCATCCCTGGCAGAAAGGTCCTTACTGGACAAGTTCAGATGGACTCCAGGACTGTCCACTGTCGAGTCCTAGGATAGCAAAGGTTCAACCTGCAGTACAGGATGAAGCCAGGGGCTCGAGGCCCTCCAGTGTAGGCCCAGATGCAGTCACCTCCAGGCCTCCAGAGGCTGCCAAAAGCATTCTGTGGGACCCACTGGGGTCTGAGATCCCTGTGCAAACACATCTTTCTCAAAGCTCTGGGTTAATGGATGCTGTGTCCCTGAGTGAAGATGAGGACAGCAGcctggaggaggaagatgaagttAGCAGCACGGATCTGCCTGCTGAACCACAGAAAGCACTACCTTCAAGACCAAGGTGCTCACCCACTGCTCGGGAAAGCCTGTTTCAGCCGTACTCCAGGAAGCTTAGGAGCCCCCAGGCCCAGGAAATGATTTTGAAGATGAAAGAGGCCATCAGCGAAAGGATCAAGTTTGTCCCTTTGCCTTCCAGGCCCCAGGACTgggctgaggaggaggaagggagagcaaTGGTCCCTCCAAGACCTAGATCAGTCAGTGGCAACAGGTGGAGCCCTGTGAGGCAACAGAGGTCACAATCAGAGGGATCCCTTCAGAGCCCCATGGAAGACCCCACCCTCCAGGAGCTGAGGAGGGTCCAGGCAGACCTCAGTCGGAGGCTGGAGGTGTTTTATGCCCTGGGTGCCACACGGCAGGGGAGGAGCTCAGAACAACACCTGCAATCCAGGCCATCAGTGCTGTGGCCCCCCGCCAACTGCAGGGTGAGTCCCAGTAGTACCatcagcaagttcaaggcctccCTCGCCAAAAACTTCAGCATATTGCCCAGTCAGGACAAGAGCATCTTGCAACGAAGTAGTCCCCACTCTGACCATGGCCAGCCCTGCCAGGGAAAGGCTGAGAAGCTGCCAAATGCTGTCCTTTGTTGCGAGAACAGCAGGGCTCCCAGGGACACTGAATGGGACGTCAGGGCCTGTCCCACCAGAACATCTGTCAAGAAGCTTATTGAAACTTTTAGTCCCACTGAGAGCCTGAGGATGCCAAGGGACTCCAGGAACTTGGTGCCAAGCCCCTGCCTCAGGAAGTGGGGGGTTCCTGCCATGCCTCCCAGATTTCCTATATATAGAGGGCTAGCCCCTATGTATCCTAAGCCCCAAATTTCTCCAGCCACAGGCAGAGAACCTTTCAAGGTGAACATGGGCTGGAGGCCTTCTGCACCGTTCCCCTCTCTTCCTACAGCAGAAGCATCTAAGAGTGAAGACATAGACTGTGAAACACAGGAGGACCTAGAGAACCTCCCTCCACCACCCCTGGAGATCCTGATGGACAGATCATTCACTGCTCTGGAGCACCCAGAGAGCAGCCAGCCAGCAGCGAGCTCCCAGGAAGAGACCCTGGTACCAGGGCTGCGAGAGGCTAGCCATCCAAGAAAAACATGGGCCTCCCCCAAGCTGAGAGCCTCTATGAGCCCCATGGATTTGCTCCCCAGTAAAGGTACTGGCAGCTCTCCGAGGCTGCACAGCACAGGACCAGGGAACGCCAGGATTGTGGGCAATTCCAGAAAGCTGACCTTGGACCTGAACACCCAGAAAACAGTTAGGCCAAGCCCAGAGGCAGAGGGTGGGGCTCAGATTCAGGCACAAGCAGAGAATGCCGCAAACTTCTCTGAGCATCAACAGAGGGCAATTCCTCAGCACCACACCCACCCTACAGCTGGGCAAAGCAGGACCCTGGAACCCAGCCTGGCCAGACCTTCAGGAGGTTCACATTCTCCAGATGCATCCAGGAAGGGTCCAGAGAGAAGCCCTCCAGTAATCAGAAAAGCCTCTCCCCCGAGAGCACAGTGGGCACCCCAAAGGGACAGGAGGCTGCAGAGCCTACCCTCCTCTCATGGACTGTCCCAGCCAAGCCTCCCCGCTGTTCTCAGCTCTCCCAGCCCCCCTCTCAGTCACAGGACACTAAGCCCACCAGCCACAAGGAAACCAATTTCCCCTCCCTACCAGCACCTGCAACCCAACTCAGGCCCGGGAAGCCCTCCTAGCCAGCAGACAGAAGCAAACACCCCTTCTTCTGTGTCCCCTTCATCGccctcagtgtctctctctcgGGGGTCCAAGGAAACGAGTCACTCCGAGGACAGTGAGGTTACCACGGCCAAAGCATCCAGGAATACCTGCTCAGTAGTCTGCCCAGCCACCTCTTCTCTGTTTGAAGCTAAATCGGCACCGTCAAGATCCCATCCACGGATGCTACCAGAACCTTGGGGCCCTTTGAGGACCCAAACAGAAGGCTGGAGGGGCAGCTCGGGGCCACGACTGAGGTCAGATTCACAGAGGAGAACGTCTCTGAGCGCCCTCAATCCCCTTCCTTTTGTCCGAAGGTCAGCTTCAGCCCGCCAGCGCCAGCGGGGCGACCCCCTCCAGGGGCCGGGCTCCTCTTGGGAATCCCATCCCTGCCAAAGCAG cagcagcagcagcagtgaggaGAACCCCAAGCAAGACCCCCCATCTTGGCACGACTCCCGCTACCCAGAGTGGCAGGGCAGTAGCACCAAGTGGGCATCTCCTCTGCAGCTCTGTGTGCTGGGCCACGGGCTGCAGCCGGAAGCCCGTGTGAGCCGCAGCCAGGACAGATCTCAGCCAGAGTCACAGCCCCAGCACAAAGAAGTGACGTGA